One window from the genome of Salvia miltiorrhiza cultivar Shanhuang (shh) chromosome 7, IMPLAD_Smil_shh, whole genome shotgun sequence encodes:
- the LOC130995603 gene encoding F-box/kelch-repeat protein At1g67480, whose amino-acid sequence MPGPISVKRFKESDMFYDSFQLDTPTAKGGSILVPEAVNAKSKSFLISEVADDYHSPILPGLPDDVSKHCLALVPRSYVPALGAVSKRWRSFVKSKEFITVRKLAGMLEEWLYVLTVDAEGKESHWEVLDCFGHKRQELVPMPGPPKTGFSVVVLNGKLMVLAGYSMADGTACVSSDVYQYDSCLNCWRKLASMNVARYDFGCAEVNGMIYAVGGCGMDGESLSSVEVYDPEADKWTMIESLRRPRWGCFACGVEGKLYIMGGRSTFTIGNSRFIDVYSPDSQTWCQMKNGCVMVTAHAVLGKKLCCMEWKNQRRLAIYNPTDNSWKMVPVPVTGSSSIGFRFGSLDGKLLLFSAQEDPGYHTLLYDPNAAPGSEWQTSEIKPLGSCLCSVTIEA is encoded by the exons ATGCCGGGTCCTATTTCTGTGAAGAGATTCAAAGAATCAGATATGTTCTATGACTCTTTTCAGCTAGATACTCCAACTGCAAAAGGTGGTTCTATCTTAGTACCTGAAGCTGTTAATGCTAAAAGCAAATCATTCTTAATTTCTGAGGTTGCTGATGATTATCATAGTCCCATCTTGCCTGGATTGCCCGATGATGTTTCAAAGCACTGCCTTGCTCTTGTTCCGCGTTCTTATGTTCCTGCCTTGGGTGCTGTTTCCAAGCGATGGAGGTCCTTTGTCAAAAGCAAAGAGTTCATCACTGTCCGTAAACTCGCTGGAATGCTTGAGGAATGGCTGTATGTCCTGACTGTAGACGCTGAAGGAAAGGAGAGCCACTGGGAGGTTCTAGATTGTTTTGGACATAAACGCCAGGAACTCGTGCCAATGCCTGGGCCTCCTAAAACAGGTTTTAGTGTAGTTGTTCTGAATGGAAAGCTTATGGTCCTTGCTGGGTATTCTATGGCTGATGGAACTGCTTGTGTTTCATCAGATGTTTACCAATACGATTCTTGCCTCAACTG CTGGAGGAAACTAGCTAGCATGAATGTGGCACGCTATGACTTTGGTTGTGCTGAAGTGAATGGTATGATCTACGCGGTTGGAGGATGTGGGATGGATGGAGAATCTCTCTCATCTGTTGAGGTATACGACCCTGAAGCTGACAAGTGGACTATGATAGAGAGTCTGCGACGCCCCAGATGGGGTTGCTTTGCCTGTGGCGTTGAGGGGAAGCTCTACATTATGGGTGGGAGGTCGACCTTCACAATTGGAAACTCGCGGTTCATTGATGTGTATAGCCCTGATAGCCAGACGTGGTGCCAGATGAAAAACGGGTGTGTCATGGTCACTGCTCACGCTGTGCTCGGAAAGAAGCTGTGCTGCATGGAATGGAAAAATCAACGCAGATTAGCAATTTACAACCCCACGGACAATTCGTGGAAGATGGTACCAGTACCGGTGACTGGTAGCTCAAGCATCGGGTTTCGATTTGGTAGCTTGGACGGGAAACTCTTGCTGTTCTCTGCACAGGAGGATCCTGGTTACCACACTCTATTATATGATCCAAATGCTGCACCGGGCTCCGAATGGCAGACTTCTGAGATAAAGCCGCTGGGCTCGTGCTTGTGCAGTGTTACGATTGAGGCATGA
- the LOC130995601 gene encoding mannosyl-oligosaccharide glucosidase GCS1 → MTRISRRNTRDKTTVDAQSPNPRTRIPVTRSRRGFNRIINSTFTILFSIGILLIFIGFYMKNDFINLAKKTVKPRVVTPLPAPKLMDLPMFQGEHKESLYWGTYRPHIYFGIRARTPQSLLAGLMWLGVKDGRYVMRHVCQDSDELTTYGWTHHNGRDYGRQVLVDQKLVLTTSFLKSKDEESGYGGDWAFRIEAQNEVLNEEMEEIVHLFFYVADEGGTALGLGKGTSDNPDDFLLAFGSRNDVGNWQLHLESKESFEFHYAGFKTHHIHNLSELVQTNLAIQARTTGRLQLSDTSDHASNILVFQVSAVIPFKADIAFVTKLSGSTSRLKERVRSLTGDSLSSHLEQKQEQFNDRFQRCFDMSDEITPEAITVAKAALGNLLGGIGYFYGQSKISLPPSSKLVPGDNYIPYWPAELYTAVPSRPFFPRGFLWDEGFHQLLIRRWDANISLDIIGHWLDLMNADGWIPREQILGAEASSKVPSEFVLQHPTNGNPPTLFLVLREFVCSIKKHKFSASQSNDISTFLRRAFVRLDAWYKWFNTTQSGKDVGTYFWHGRDNVTTRELNPKSLSSGLDDYPRASHPSEDERHVDLRCWMHLAADCMSSISEFLEDSHIGKEYSLTAKLLSDFDLLNQIHLDNTSGAYSDYGNHTEKVRLSWQMVESAGGYPSRELLREVLEKPVLRLVPHIGYVSLFPFMGRLIPADSWILEKQLDLISDTSILWTKFGLRSLAKTSSIYMQRNTEHDPPYWRGPIWMNMNYMILSALNYYSQVDGPYKDRAKIIYTDLRNNLIQNVVKNYEKTGFLWEQYDQKKGKGKGARLFTGWTSLIALIMAEAYSEC, encoded by the exons ATGACCCGGATTTCGCGGCGAAACACTCGAGACAAAACAACCGTCGATGCACAATCGCCCAACCCGAGGACCCGAATCCCCGTCACCCGAAGCCGCCGCGGTTTCAATCGGATCATTAATTCCACCTTCAcgattttattttctattggaATTCTTCTCATCTTTATCGGATTTTATATGAAGAATGATTTCATAAATCTTGCAAAGAAGACTGTAAAACCCAGGGTTGTCACGCCGTTACCAGCTCCGAAGCTCATGGATCTTCCTATG TTTCAAGGGGAGCACAAGGAGAGTTTGTATTGGGGAACATATAGGCCTCATATTTATTTTGGGATTCGAGCGCG GACTCCTCAGTCTCTGCTGGCAGGTCTGATGTGGCTTGGTGTTAAGGATGGAAGATATGTCATGAGGCATGTATGCCAGGACTCGGATGAGCTCACGACATATGGTTGGACACATCATAATGGACGTGATTATGGTCGTCAAGTATTGGTTGACCAAAAATTGGTGCTGACCACGAGTTTCCTGAAATCCAAGGATGAAGAGAGTGGTTATGGGGGGGACTGGGCATTTCGAATTGAAGCACAAAATGAAGT ACTTAATGAGGAAATGGAAGAAATTGTGCACCTTTTCTTTTATGTGGCTGATGAAGGTGGAACTGCTCTAGGTCTGGGTAAGGGTACCTCAGACAATCCTGATGACTTCCTTCTGGCGTTTGGTTCAAGGAATGATGTTGGTAATTGGCAACTCCATCTAGAATCAAAG GAGAGCTTTGAGTTCCATTATGCTGGTTTCAAGACACATCACATTCACAATTTATCCGAACTTGTCCAAACCAATCTTGCAATTCAG GCTAGGACAACTGGTCGGCTTCAACTCTCGGATACATCCGATCACGCTTCAAATATTCTAGTTTTCCAG GTTTCTGCAGTGATTCCTTTCAAAGCGGATATTGCTTTTGTAACAAAATTGAGCGGTTCCACTTCAAGATTGAAAGAACGTGTCAGAAGCCTTACTG GTGACTCTTTATCCAGCCATCTCGAGCAGAAACAGGAGCAATTTAACGACAGATTCCAGAGATGTTTTGACATGTCTGATGAG ATCACCCCTGAAGCCATAACAGTCGCCAAAGCAGCACTCGGGAATTTGCTGGGTGGGATTGGCTACTTTTACGGCCAATCAAAAATTTCACTTCCACCTTCCTCCAAA CTTGTACCTGGCGACAATTATATTCCCTATTGGCCAGCTGAGCTATACACAGCAGTTCCAAGTCGTCCCTTCTTTCCTAGGGGGTTTCTGTGGGATGAAGGTTTTCATCAGCTACTGATAAG GCGATGGGATGCTAATATTTCTTTGGATATCATCGGGCATTGGTTAGATCTGATGAATGCTGATGGATGGATTCCGCGTGAACAAATTTTAGGTGCTGAAGCTTCAAG TAAGGTCCCATCGGAGTTTGTGCTTCAGCATCCGACAAATGGAAACCCACCGACATTATTCTTGGTTCTACGAG AGTTTGTTTGCAGCATTAAGAAACACAAATTTAGTGCCTCACAATCAAATGACATCTCCACATTCTTACGGCGAGCATTTGTGCGTCTCGATGCATGGTACAAGTGGTTTAACACTACTCAATCAG GGAAAGATGTTGGCACCTACTTTTGGCATGGGAGAGACAATGTCACCACACGTGAACTGAATCCAAAG TCACTGTCTTCTGGATTGGATGATTATCCACGTGCATCACACCCTAGCGAAGATGAACGCCATGTGGACCTTAGATGTTGGATGCATCTTGCTGCTGATTGCATGAGTTCCATTTCAGAGTTTCTCGAGGATAGTCACATCGGAAAG GAGTATAGCTTGACGGCAAAGCTGCTATCAGATTTTGACCTTTTAAATCAG ATACATCTTGATAATACCAGTGGAGCTTATTCTGATTATGGAAATCATACAGAGAAG GTTCGTCTAAGTTGGCAGATGGTGGAATCAGCTGGTGGTTATCCTTCACGTGAACTTTTACGAGAAGTGCTGGAGAAACCTGTGCTGAGACTGGTCCCTCATATTGGCTATGTTAGCCTTTTCCCCTTCATGGGTAGGCTTATACCAGCT GATTCATGGATATTAGAGAAACAGCTTGATCTAATCTCAGACACAAGTATTCTGTGGACTAAGTTTGGACTCAGATCCCTTGCCAAAACAAG CTCAATATACATGCAAAGGAATACTGAGCACGACCCACCATATTGGAGAGGGCCGATTTGGATGAATATGAATTACATGATTCTTTCAGCATTAAACTACTATTCTCAAG TTGATGGACCGTATAAAGACCGAGCAAAGATCATATACACTGACTTGCGGAACAACTTGATTCA AAATGTGGTGAAGAACTACGAGAAGACGGGCTTTTTGTGGGAACAGTATGATCAAAAGAAAGGGAAGGGAAAAGGTGCACGATTGTTTACTGGTTGGACATCACTTATAGCATTGATCATGGCTGAAGCATATAGTGAGTGTTAG
- the LOC130995602 gene encoding nuclear pore complex protein NUP54, whose translation MFGAQSSSPAFATPSSTPAFGTPSTPAFGSSLFSTPFSQQSQPQQQQQTPSLFQTPQQQQQQQQTPSLFQTPQQQTPSLFQTPQPQQQQQQSPFGFTTPFNNAQQQQATLFNNASPTNFMNQQLTTQMAPVAPLPFSLADRDIQAIVDAYKEEPGNLKYEFKHLLFSVTEPQYRAKPAGVSDIMWAEAITKLEGMESSKRERLWPQLVQGFKDLSQRLKLQDEVILSDSERLKMTQSNVKMLQRHFQADTLPWIQRMQQKEQVLQRRLLRVMRVVEALDGKGCRLPLMKGEVELAEKLAATTRQLKGSGAELSRRVQNLLMLSRLQADGLIGSSVYLPGSTKIHEQSLADMQEVLQRQTEAIARLGNVLKRDVRDMEIIMAEDTEMTQQD comes from the exons ATGTTCGGAGCTCAGTCGTCCTCCCCGGCCTTCGCCACCCCTTCCTCCACTCCCGCATTCGGCACGCCTTCAACTCCGGCGTTCGGTTCATCGCTCTTCTCCACACCCTTTTCGCAACAATCCCAaccgcagcagcagcagcaaactCCGTCGCTGTTTCAGACGCCTCAGcaacagcaacagcagcagcaaacTCCATCGCTCTTTCAGACGCCTCAGCAGCAAACTCCGTCGCTCTTTCAGACGCCTCAGCCGCAGCAACAGCAACAGCAGAGCCCCTTCGGCTTCACGACTCCGTTTAATAATGCTCAGCAACAGCAAGCGACTCTTTTTAATAATGCTTCTCCAACCAATTTCATGAATCAGCAATTGACCACTCAGATGGCCCCAGTTGCTCCTCTCCCTTTTTCTCTAGCCGATCGCGATATTCAA GCGATTGTGGATGCATACAAAGAGGAACCTGGGAACCTTAAGTATGAATTTAAG CATCTGTTGTTTAGTGTGACTGAACCTCAGTACAGGGCAAAGCCTGCTGGTGTATCAGAT ATTATGTGGGCAGAAGCAATAACAAAACTAGAAGGCATGGAAAGTTCCAAAAGAGAACGTTTATGGCCTCAACTTGTGCAAGGTTTCAAAGATCTTTCCCAGCGTCTTAAG CTTCAAGATGAAGTCATACTGTCAGATTCTGAGAGACTGAAGATGACCCAGAGCAATGTTAAGATG CTCCAAAGGCATTTTCAAGCTGACACACTTCCTTGGATTCAAAGGATGCAACAGAAAGAGCAAGTACTTCAAAGGCGTCTTTTAAGG GTTATGAGAGTAGTAGAGGCACTGGATGGTAAAGGTTGTCGATTACCTCTGATGAAAGGAGAAGTAGAATTAGCAGAGAAGTTGGCTGCAACGACGAGACAG TTAAAAGGATCTGGAGCAGAACTTTCTAGACGGGTTCAGAATCTGCTCATGCTATCTCGCCTTCAAGCAGACGGCCTAATTGGTAGCTCAGTGTACCTGCCAGGATCGACCAAAATTCATGAACAAAGTCTAGCTGACATGCAGGAG GTGTTGCAACGACAGACGGAGGCTATTGCGAGACTAGGCAATGTGCTGAAGCGGGACGTGAGAGATATGGAAATCATAATGGCCGAAGATACAGAAATGACCCAACAAGACTAA